Proteins from a genomic interval of Rubinisphaera italica:
- a CDS encoding thioredoxin family protein: MKRNHIQYNLLTLFVFSLFSGVFTGTASAETPQLMYHDFDSARKVAREQNLPILLHFYTDWCGPCRQMNQTVFSSPQLQKQMGGRVILVKVNAERATELARMYQVDTYPTDVFIDANGRMLSKLVGMASYQEFVRSGLEVADKYQRSQEILRDRKNSGKDPVPVSMWKIQLGEEGKLAVEAQDPNQPEEQSGGQQKSVPNPYGTDKVTAELEPEVVFLALDGFCPVSLKKNRQWVKGSEEFVMVHKQQRYQFTGTEELREFEQNPHEFAPRLLGCDPVIVWESDRAIPGSTAFAAYYNEELYLFTTEENRKLFELDPARYTNTRHVLAPRDVEATLIR, encoded by the coding sequence ATGAAACGGAATCACATTCAATATAATCTGCTAACTCTGTTCGTGTTCTCTCTTTTTTCGGGAGTTTTCACAGGGACAGCCTCCGCTGAAACTCCGCAGTTGATGTACCACGATTTCGACTCGGCTCGTAAAGTCGCCCGCGAACAGAATCTACCAATCCTGTTGCACTTCTATACCGACTGGTGTGGACCTTGCCGACAGATGAATCAAACCGTTTTCTCTTCACCACAATTGCAAAAGCAAATGGGGGGACGAGTGATTCTGGTCAAAGTAAATGCAGAACGGGCAACCGAACTGGCTCGAATGTATCAGGTGGATACTTACCCAACGGACGTGTTTATCGATGCCAACGGTCGCATGCTGAGCAAGCTGGTCGGGATGGCTTCTTATCAGGAGTTTGTCCGCAGTGGACTCGAAGTGGCCGATAAATATCAGAGGTCACAGGAGATACTTCGCGATCGTAAAAATTCCGGCAAAGATCCCGTGCCCGTTTCCATGTGGAAAATTCAGTTGGGAGAAGAAGGAAAACTGGCCGTTGAAGCTCAGGATCCTAATCAACCTGAGGAGCAGTCGGGCGGTCAGCAGAAATCTGTCCCCAATCCGTATGGAACGGATAAAGTCACTGCAGAACTGGAACCGGAAGTTGTGTTCCTGGCTCTGGATGGATTCTGCCCAGTCAGTTTGAAGAAGAACCGTCAGTGGGTTAAGGGGAGTGAAGAATTCGTTATGGTTCACAAGCAGCAGCGGTATCAGTTCACAGGAACTGAAGAACTGCGCGAGTTTGAGCAGAATCCGCACGAGTTCGCCCCCCGGTTACTTGGATGCGATCCTGTGATCGTTTGGGAATCAGATCGTGCGATTCCGGGATCGACCGCTTTTGCCGCTTATTATAATGAGGAGTTGTATCTGTTTACGACGGAAGAGAATCGTAAGTTATTTGAGCTCGACCCGGCTCGATATACGAATACGCGTCATGTGCTCGCACCCCGGGATGTCGAAGCAACTTTGATTCGATAA
- a CDS encoding Na+/H+ antiporter NhaC family protein — protein MEASLLSLLPPVVAIVLAITLRNVLPALFVGVWVGTTIMEGGRPDLGFLRIFDTLLLHQVAAPGENGTVDYFHLHIILFTAFLGAMVGIMTLSGGTNAVLNRIASRIDDRRHGQMLTWLMGLIIFFDDYANTLLIGGTMRPLTDRLKISREKLAFLIDSTAAPVAGLSLISTWAGFEVSLLVEGFQAVGQSVNGWEVFLATIPYRFYPLTMLLFVFLIGWTGRDYGPMLTAELKAAHPDLTPSNDTVSPNNSRNDSLLMRHALLPIGTLLVTVAIGMMMDMDRATEVLVVASFLASAVGVVSTIFSRTFTVNESMEAWIEGAKSMVPAIVILTMAWMIGAICDDDHLKTGRYLQQLVGNSLSPEWLPAVAFIVSAAVSFMTGSSFATMGLLVVPFTELSWTALGGEATLISDPVLLGTVGSVLAGAIFGDHCSPISDTTVLSAAAADCDHLKHVETQFPYALTVGGTSFLLGCLPIGFGVNVWLCLIVQIVVLFLFLRIVGRFSSDS, from the coding sequence ATGGAAGCCTCCCTGCTGAGTCTGTTGCCGCCAGTTGTGGCTATTGTTCTGGCAATCACCTTGAGAAATGTGTTGCCGGCTTTGTTTGTTGGCGTCTGGGTGGGGACGACGATCATGGAAGGCGGTCGCCCGGATCTTGGCTTTCTAAGGATCTTCGACACACTCCTGTTACATCAAGTGGCTGCTCCCGGGGAGAACGGAACGGTCGATTACTTTCACCTGCATATTATTCTCTTCACGGCTTTTCTGGGTGCGATGGTCGGCATTATGACACTCTCGGGTGGCACCAATGCGGTTTTGAATCGGATTGCAAGTCGCATCGACGATCGACGTCACGGTCAAATGCTGACCTGGCTGATGGGGCTGATCATTTTCTTTGACGACTACGCGAACACGCTGCTCATCGGGGGAACGATGCGTCCGTTGACGGACCGATTGAAAATCTCACGAGAGAAACTGGCATTCCTGATTGATTCTACAGCCGCTCCCGTAGCCGGGCTCTCTTTGATTTCCACGTGGGCCGGTTTTGAAGTCTCGTTGCTGGTCGAGGGATTCCAGGCGGTTGGACAGTCGGTGAATGGCTGGGAAGTTTTTCTGGCGACGATACCGTATCGGTTTTATCCCCTGACGATGCTCCTGTTCGTTTTTCTGATTGGATGGACGGGACGAGACTATGGTCCAATGTTGACGGCTGAACTCAAAGCCGCCCATCCTGATCTCACTCCATCCAATGATACCGTGTCTCCAAACAACTCTCGAAATGATTCATTACTGATGCGACATGCCCTGCTGCCGATTGGCACGCTGCTTGTTACAGTCGCCATTGGAATGATGATGGACATGGACCGGGCAACTGAAGTGCTGGTTGTTGCTTCATTTCTCGCGTCAGCAGTGGGCGTAGTAAGCACGATTTTCAGTCGGACGTTTACGGTCAATGAATCGATGGAGGCTTGGATTGAGGGTGCTAAAAGTATGGTTCCAGCGATTGTGATTCTGACAATGGCCTGGATGATTGGAGCGATCTGTGATGATGATCACTTAAAAACCGGACGTTATTTGCAACAACTTGTCGGCAACTCGTTATCCCCGGAATGGTTGCCTGCGGTTGCATTTATCGTCTCGGCTGCAGTTTCGTTTATGACCGGCAGTTCGTTTGCGACGATGGGGTTACTGGTCGTGCCATTCACGGAATTGAGCTGGACGGCGCTCGGGGGAGAGGCGACTCTGATTTCTGATCCGGTATTGCTGGGAACAGTGGGGTCCGTACTGGCAGGTGCAATCTTCGGTGACCACTGTTCGCCAATATCAGATACCACGGTCCTCTCGGCTGCAGCAGCAGACTGCGATCATCTTAAACATGTGGAGACTCAGTTTCCCTACGCATTAACCGTCGGAGGGACATCGTTTTTACTGGGATGCCTGCCGATCGGTTTCGGGGTTAATGTTTGGCTTTGTCTGATTGTGCAAATTGTCGTGCTGTTTTTGTTCCTGCGAATCGTCGGTCGATTTTCGTCGGATAGCTGA
- a CDS encoding M50 family metallopeptidase, which yields MSKKNRGQIESTAETVTRSQAELKATAYHEAGHAVMAILLGRPVEKVTIAPGQLQSGISRLGACKIQKGRHKASKDPMEDEVLILLAGMVAESRVTGRYCQLGASQDLLLVESLLSVNRAKNERQLQRLAQRLIDKTDNLLNGAEPSKAIELIANELMEKETISGRAVRHFLDMAKQQCF from the coding sequence ATGAGTAAGAAAAATCGAGGACAAATAGAATCAACTGCAGAGACCGTCACTCGGTCCCAAGCAGAATTGAAAGCAACCGCTTATCACGAAGCGGGGCATGCGGTGATGGCGATTTTGCTGGGGCGACCCGTTGAAAAAGTAACGATTGCTCCCGGGCAGCTGCAGAGTGGGATCAGTCGACTCGGAGCCTGCAAAATTCAGAAAGGTCGGCATAAAGCTTCCAAAGACCCGATGGAAGATGAAGTTCTGATTTTGCTGGCCGGGATGGTGGCGGAAAGTCGTGTGACCGGACGGTATTGCCAGCTGGGAGCCTCTCAGGATCTGCTCCTCGTTGAAAGTCTGCTCTCCGTAAATCGAGCTAAAAACGAACGTCAACTGCAGCGACTGGCTCAACGACTGATCGATAAAACCGACAACCTGCTCAACGGTGCAGAACCATCGAAAGCGATCGAATTGATTGCCAACGAGCTGATGGAGAAAGAAACGATCAGCGGAAGAGCCGTCCGACACTTTCTTGATATGGCGAAGCAACAGTGCTTTTAA
- a CDS encoding enoyl-ACP reductase FabI — MNYLQLDGKTILVTGVANRKSVAWHTAQLLEEAGASVIYSVRSEQRKESLKKLLGDRPVYICDVEHQSEIDRLQQEVSKDYGTLDGLVHSIAFADYSAGWKPYNETPRAAFLQSVNISCFSLMALAEAFKEQWHEDASIVTVSISTTRMAAENYGFMGPVKAALDSSVCFLAKSFSKFSRVRFNAVCPGLLKTSASAGIPGYVDSYLHAEKATLRKQAVQTEEVANTIAFLLSPRSSGINAQGLVIDAGMGINYFDEEILRQGS, encoded by the coding sequence ATGAATTACCTCCAGCTCGATGGAAAAACCATTCTCGTTACCGGCGTTGCGAATCGTAAGAGTGTCGCCTGGCACACTGCTCAATTACTTGAAGAAGCCGGGGCGAGTGTGATTTACTCGGTTCGTTCCGAGCAACGCAAAGAGTCACTCAAGAAATTATTGGGGGATCGTCCCGTATATATTTGCGATGTCGAGCATCAATCCGAAATTGATCGACTTCAGCAGGAAGTCTCGAAAGACTATGGAACACTCGACGGGCTGGTCCACTCCATAGCCTTTGCGGACTACTCGGCGGGTTGGAAGCCGTATAACGAAACACCAAGGGCGGCGTTTTTGCAAAGCGTTAACATCTCCTGCTTTTCATTAATGGCCTTAGCGGAAGCCTTTAAAGAGCAGTGGCATGAAGACGCAAGCATCGTAACGGTTTCGATTTCAACAACCCGCATGGCCGCAGAAAATTATGGCTTCATGGGTCCTGTCAAAGCGGCTCTTGATTCCTCCGTTTGTTTTCTGGCGAAGTCGTTTTCGAAGTTTTCCCGGGTCCGTTTCAATGCCGTTTGCCCCGGATTGCTGAAAACTTCTGCCTCTGCCGGAATTCCGGGTTACGTCGACAGCTATCTTCATGCAGAAAAAGCCACGCTCAGAAAACAAGCCGTGCAGACAGAAGAAGTCGCCAACACAATCGCCTTCCTGCTCAGCCCGCGTTCTTCCGGGATAAACGCTCAGGGGCTTGTGATCGATGCCGGGATGGGCATCAACTATTTTGACGAAGAGATCCTGCGGCAGGGTTCCTGA
- a CDS encoding WD40 repeat domain-containing protein, with protein MNNSAHSMHDSAGSESIFLDVASPLLPNNKANRFKAFVVFAILIAGGAWYQLSSTGAGLIRPFGDTDPIVNNIEKPLGGFFDIALVSGQSKIIARATAGRTMELNLEDGTIEQVSSRENRSALQLMVRTSGLPLAVYVNSNPNFNLHFNLNNSFTELFVPQSLEVSAVTMFEDNQKIAVASCDFKAEKRDSKLTYRVDILDTISGRLEKTIRLQHLIFDFAYDEQLHNLYASTNNGIYRLEDGVDQLELINSCHARSLECLGNSRLLITGQFNGDVQAISLDTLETCWATSVGKSATVKALTCHETLNMIAVGGEFNFVLLLDSNTGATMRVLLQDESAVNDVAYSDDGEQLYISRSNSTVALWDLTQSSLVKVYDL; from the coding sequence ATGAATAATTCTGCGCACTCCATGCATGACTCTGCTGGTTCAGAATCAATATTTCTGGACGTTGCTTCACCATTGTTGCCTAATAACAAGGCAAATCGATTCAAAGCATTCGTTGTCTTTGCGATTTTAATCGCTGGTGGGGCCTGGTATCAGTTGAGCAGCACTGGGGCCGGGCTGATTCGGCCTTTTGGTGATACCGATCCAATTGTCAATAATATTGAAAAACCTCTGGGAGGGTTTTTCGATATTGCATTAGTGAGCGGTCAATCGAAAATCATCGCTCGGGCAACAGCTGGACGGACCATGGAACTGAACTTGGAAGATGGAACGATTGAACAAGTTTCCTCTCGTGAAAATCGCTCAGCACTGCAGTTAATGGTTCGCACTTCAGGTCTGCCACTTGCCGTTTACGTCAACTCAAATCCAAATTTTAACTTACACTTTAACTTGAATAATTCGTTCACCGAATTGTTTGTGCCACAATCGTTGGAAGTTTCTGCTGTCACCATGTTTGAGGACAATCAGAAAATCGCCGTTGCCAGTTGCGATTTCAAAGCAGAAAAGCGAGATTCCAAATTGACATACCGTGTTGATATTCTGGATACGATTTCCGGCCGACTTGAAAAGACTATCCGTCTGCAGCATCTGATTTTCGATTTTGCTTATGATGAACAGCTTCATAATCTGTATGCTTCGACAAATAATGGTATTTATCGTCTGGAAGACGGGGTTGATCAATTGGAATTGATCAACTCGTGTCATGCTCGTTCTCTGGAATGCCTGGGCAATAGCCGTTTATTGATTACGGGACAGTTCAATGGGGATGTCCAGGCGATTTCTCTGGATACGCTGGAAACCTGCTGGGCCACCTCAGTTGGAAAATCAGCGACCGTCAAGGCGTTGACCTGCCACGAAACTCTGAACATGATCGCCGTTGGTGGCGAATTCAACTTTGTTCTCCTGCTTGACAGTAACACCGGTGCGACGATGCGAGTGCTCCTTCAAGATGAGTCTGCCGTTAATGATGTCGCTTACTCGGATGATGGTGAGCAGCTCTACATTTCTCGCTCAAATTCTACTGTGGCACTGTGGGATCTGACTCAATCCAGTCTGGTCAAAGTGTATGATCTTTAA
- the glmS gene encoding glutamine--fructose-6-phosphate transaminase (isomerizing) gives MCGIIGYVGYQEAQNLLLDSLHRLEYRGYDSAGIAVLEEGEITIRKKSGRVQELGHLISQQPLKGHLGIGHTRWATHGEVNDTNSHPHIGGDNEVCLVHNGVIENYTSLRKSLKEKGFEFITTTDSEVVAHLLAHEYRRAVSKGGEAGSQKSCLVAIQSTLLQLKGTYGIAVLFRDCPDVMYVARVGSPLVIGIGDHEHFVASDASPLAVHTEEVVYLSDNEIAVLTADDIQIIHRDSGIVDPKIEVLEQTAAESELGEFEHYMLKEIFEQPQSIENAMRGRFNEDEATAVFGGLNMSAKDIRKVDRIVLTACGTSWHAGLVGEYLLEEFARIPTEVEYASELRYRNPPMSENTMIFAITQSGETADTLAAMRECKRKGHPTLAICNVVGSTIAREADGGIYLHAGPEVGVASTKAFTSQVTVLTLLALYFGRMRHLSYPAGSRIIRHLKEMPRIIEETLKCHEMVKYVADKYAKNNNFLYLGRLYNFPVALEGALKLKEISYIHAEGYPAAEMKHGPLALVDEVTPSVFVVPKCGIYPKVISNLEEVKARKGPVIAIACKGDDKIAELADDVIFVPDVEEYLQPLVTSIPLQLLSYHIALHRGCNVDRPRNLAKSVTVE, from the coding sequence ATGTGCGGAATAATCGGTTACGTTGGATATCAAGAGGCTCAGAATCTATTGCTGGATAGCCTGCACCGACTCGAATACCGAGGCTACGACAGTGCTGGAATTGCAGTGCTCGAAGAGGGAGAGATTACGATCCGTAAAAAATCGGGTCGCGTGCAGGAACTGGGGCATCTGATTTCCCAGCAGCCGCTCAAAGGTCACCTCGGAATTGGACACACGCGCTGGGCGACACACGGGGAAGTGAACGATACGAATTCGCACCCCCACATTGGTGGCGACAATGAAGTCTGCCTCGTGCACAATGGTGTGATTGAAAATTACACAAGCCTGCGAAAATCGCTCAAAGAGAAGGGGTTCGAATTCATCACGACAACGGACTCCGAGGTCGTTGCCCATCTGCTCGCTCACGAATACCGCCGAGCGGTTTCAAAAGGAGGCGAAGCTGGCTCCCAGAAAAGCTGTCTGGTTGCCATTCAGTCCACCTTGCTTCAATTGAAAGGAACTTACGGAATTGCCGTTCTATTTCGTGATTGTCCCGATGTCATGTACGTCGCCCGCGTCGGTAGCCCACTTGTGATAGGGATCGGCGATCACGAACACTTCGTCGCCAGCGACGCCAGTCCACTCGCCGTCCATACCGAAGAAGTTGTCTATCTCTCGGATAATGAAATCGCGGTTCTTACCGCAGACGATATCCAGATTATTCATCGCGACAGCGGCATCGTTGACCCGAAAATTGAAGTCCTCGAGCAAACCGCAGCAGAATCCGAACTCGGCGAATTTGAACATTACATGCTCAAAGAAATCTTCGAGCAGCCTCAATCGATTGAAAACGCGATGCGCGGCCGCTTCAATGAAGATGAAGCGACTGCCGTGTTTGGTGGCCTGAATATGTCTGCCAAGGATATCCGCAAAGTCGACCGGATCGTCCTGACGGCCTGCGGCACTTCCTGGCACGCTGGCCTGGTCGGCGAATATCTGCTCGAAGAATTTGCCCGTATACCGACCGAGGTCGAATACGCCAGCGAACTGCGATATCGGAACCCGCCGATGTCCGAAAACACGATGATCTTTGCAATCACTCAAAGCGGTGAAACAGCTGATACGTTGGCCGCAATGCGAGAATGCAAACGAAAAGGACATCCAACTCTGGCCATCTGTAATGTCGTTGGTTCGACCATTGCCCGTGAAGCCGATGGTGGAATCTATCTGCACGCTGGACCGGAAGTCGGTGTCGCTTCCACCAAAGCATTCACCTCGCAGGTCACGGTATTGACATTATTGGCATTATACTTCGGACGCATGCGGCACCTTTCCTACCCGGCTGGTTCTCGAATCATTCGCCATCTGAAAGAAATGCCCCGCATCATCGAAGAGACGCTCAAATGTCATGAGATGGTCAAATACGTGGCGGATAAGTACGCAAAAAATAACAACTTCCTCTACCTCGGCCGCCTCTATAATTTTCCGGTCGCCCTCGAAGGAGCCTTGAAGCTCAAAGAAATCAGCTACATTCATGCCGAAGGCTATCCGGCTGCCGAGATGAAGCACGGTCCGTTAGCACTGGTCGATGAAGTCACGCCTTCTGTCTTTGTTGTCCCGAAATGTGGCATCTACCCGAAGGTCATCAGCAATCTCGAAGAAGTGAAAGCCCGCAAAGGTCCTGTCATTGCCATCGCATGTAAGGGAGATGACAAAATTGCCGAGCTGGCCGATGACGTCATTTTTGTCCCGGATGTCGAAGAGTATTTGCAACCGCTGGTCACTTCGATTCCTTTGCAGCTACTCTCCTATCACATCGCCCTGCATCGCGGCTGCAACGTCGATCGTCCAAGAAATCTGGCCAAGAGCGTAACTGTAGAATAA